One genomic region from Bradyrhizobium icense encodes:
- a CDS encoding acyl-CoA carboxylase subunit beta, which yields MAVIESTIATGSPGYKANRDGMLALIARMRSLEDRTRTASAAAKDRFHRRGQLLPRERVALVLDPGSPFIELSTLAGYMFDVPDAEKSVPGGGVIAGIGFVSGIRCMVSANDSGIDAGALQPYGLDKTLRVQELALENKLPYVQLVESAGANLLRYRVEDFIRGGNIFRNLALLSAAGLPVVTVTHGSSTAGGAYQTGLSDYIVMVRGRTRAFLAGPPLLKAATGEIATEEELGGAEMHTSISGLGDYLAEDDRDALRIARDIMANLEWDRPKQAQVSFKPPRYDADELLGIMPMDHKRPVDMRQAIARFVDDSDFTEFGANYGPATVCGHARIEGQAIGIITNNGPLDVPGANKATHFIQACCQSRTPLLYMNNTTGYMVGKAYEEAGMIKHGSKMIQAVTSATVPQITIYCGASFGAGNYGMCGRGFHPRFCFSWPNAKTAVMGGEQAAETMAIVTEAAAARRGKPIEKDKLEAMKAQITGVFDGQMDVFSTSARVLDDGVIDPRDTRSVLAEVLAICREAEARSPQRMQFSVARP from the coding sequence ATGGCCGTCATCGAATCGACGATCGCAACTGGCAGCCCCGGGTACAAGGCCAACCGCGATGGCATGCTGGCGTTGATCGCGCGGATGCGCTCGCTGGAAGATCGTACGCGGACGGCATCGGCCGCGGCCAAAGATCGGTTCCACAGGCGCGGCCAACTGCTGCCGCGCGAGCGCGTGGCGCTGGTGCTCGACCCCGGCTCGCCCTTCATCGAACTGTCGACACTCGCCGGCTACATGTTCGACGTGCCGGATGCGGAGAAGAGCGTGCCCGGGGGCGGCGTGATCGCGGGCATCGGCTTCGTCTCCGGCATCCGCTGCATGGTCAGCGCCAATGATTCCGGCATCGACGCCGGCGCATTGCAGCCCTACGGCCTCGACAAGACGTTGCGCGTGCAGGAACTGGCGCTGGAGAACAAGCTGCCTTACGTGCAGCTGGTCGAAAGCGCCGGCGCCAATCTGCTGCGCTACCGCGTCGAGGATTTTATCCGGGGCGGAAACATCTTTCGCAATCTCGCGCTGCTCTCGGCGGCCGGCTTGCCGGTCGTTACCGTCACACATGGATCGTCCACGGCTGGCGGCGCCTACCAGACTGGGCTCTCCGACTACATCGTCATGGTCCGCGGCCGCACCCGCGCGTTTCTGGCCGGACCGCCGCTGCTGAAGGCTGCAACGGGCGAGATCGCGACCGAGGAGGAGCTCGGCGGCGCCGAGATGCATACCTCCATTTCGGGCCTCGGCGACTATCTGGCTGAGGACGATCGCGACGCGCTTCGTATCGCACGCGACATCATGGCCAATCTGGAATGGGATCGGCCGAAGCAGGCGCAAGTATCATTCAAGCCACCGCGCTATGACGCCGACGAGCTGCTCGGCATCATGCCGATGGACCACAAGCGCCCGGTCGACATGCGCCAGGCCATCGCGCGCTTCGTCGATGATTCCGATTTCACCGAGTTCGGCGCCAATTACGGTCCCGCCACCGTGTGTGGCCACGCCCGGATCGAAGGACAGGCGATCGGGATCATCACCAACAACGGCCCGCTTGACGTGCCCGGCGCCAACAAGGCGACGCATTTCATCCAGGCCTGCTGCCAGTCGCGCACGCCGCTGCTCTACATGAACAACACCACCGGCTATATGGTCGGCAAGGCCTATGAGGAAGCCGGCATGATCAAGCACGGCTCCAAGATGATCCAGGCAGTGACGTCGGCGACCGTGCCGCAGATCACGATCTACTGCGGCGCTTCCTTCGGCGCCGGCAATTATGGCATGTGCGGGCGCGGCTTCCATCCGCGGTTCTGCTTCTCCTGGCCCAATGCCAAGACCGCCGTGATGGGCGGCGAGCAGGCCGCCGAAACCATGGCGATCGTGACCGAGGCTGCGGCGGCGCGGCGGGGCAAGCCGATCGAGAAGGACAAGCTGGAGGCGATGAAGGCGCAGATCACGGGTGTGTTCGACGGCCAGATGGACGTGTTCTCGACCAGCGCGCGCGTGCTGGACGACGGCGTGATCGATCCCCGCGATACCCGCAGCGTGCTTGCGGAAGTGCTGGCGATCTGCCGTGAGGCCGAGGCCCGCTCGCCGCAGCGCATGCAATTCTCGGTCGCGCGGCCATGA
- a CDS encoding AMP-binding protein, which translates to MTNLTATGGVPGPGRIGRVAIGDLLKRAAARFPDRIALTDGARRVTFTELERDANRFANYLVQRGLKPGEKISTICNNSVEFVKALFGIHRAGLVWVPINTMLGPADMDYILDHAEVRFALIDDVMHAQADRRAVLEKRGMQMIAIDLAGKVAATGLENFNDLLKGQSEIEPDIEFDDRDLAMIIYTSGTTSRPKGAMHCHLAVVMAVMSNAIEMKLGREDGITGQFPLFHCAGHVLLLSYLSVGGRMALMRGFDPVVCMEAIVRDKLTVFVGLSLMYQAILDHPRRKEFDLSGLRTCIYTMAPMGRPLLERAMADMCQNFVLTSGQTEMYPATTMSQPDRQLQRFGNYWGESLIVNETAIMDDNGNLLPRGEVGELVHRGPNVMMGYYKDPKATEEARKFGWHHTGDLALIDEHGEVLFLDRKKDMIKSGGENVASVKIEETLLAHPAVQNAAVVGLPHPQWGEAVSAFVKLKPGAQADEAGIAEHCRKHLGGFQVPKLVRILDEMPMTATGKLRKVELRQAFSEHFTGK; encoded by the coding sequence ATGACCAATCTGACAGCGACCGGCGGCGTACCCGGTCCCGGGCGCATCGGGCGGGTGGCGATCGGCGATCTCCTGAAGCGCGCCGCGGCGCGCTTTCCCGACCGCATCGCGCTCACCGACGGTGCGCGTCGCGTGACCTTCACCGAGCTCGAACGGGACGCCAACCGGTTTGCGAACTATCTCGTCCAGCGTGGCCTGAAGCCGGGTGAGAAGATTTCGACCATCTGCAACAATTCGGTCGAATTCGTCAAAGCGCTGTTCGGCATCCACCGCGCAGGCCTCGTCTGGGTGCCCATCAACACCATGCTCGGCCCGGCTGATATGGATTACATCCTCGATCATGCCGAGGTGCGTTTTGCGCTGATCGACGACGTCATGCATGCGCAGGCCGACCGCCGCGCTGTACTGGAAAAGCGCGGCATGCAGATGATCGCGATCGACCTGGCCGGCAAGGTCGCTGCGACGGGCCTGGAGAATTTCAACGACCTGCTGAAAGGCCAATCCGAGATCGAGCCCGATATCGAGTTCGACGATCGCGATTTGGCGATGATCATCTACACGTCAGGCACGACGTCGCGGCCCAAGGGGGCGATGCACTGTCATCTTGCCGTTGTCATGGCCGTGATGAGCAACGCCATCGAAATGAAGCTTGGCCGGGAGGACGGCATCACCGGGCAGTTTCCGCTGTTCCACTGCGCCGGCCATGTGCTGCTGTTGAGCTATCTGTCGGTCGGCGGCCGCATGGCGCTGATGCGCGGCTTCGATCCCGTGGTCTGCATGGAAGCCATCGTGCGCGACAAGCTGACGGTCTTCGTCGGCCTGTCGCTGATGTACCAGGCGATCCTCGATCACCCGCGCCGGAAGGAGTTCGATCTTTCGGGCTTGCGGACCTGCATCTATACCATGGCGCCGATGGGCCGGCCGCTGCTCGAGCGCGCTATGGCCGACATGTGTCAGAACTTCGTGCTGACATCAGGCCAGACCGAAATGTATCCGGCCACCACGATGTCGCAGCCGGACCGCCAGCTCCAACGCTTCGGCAATTATTGGGGCGAATCGTTGATCGTCAACGAGACCGCTATCATGGACGACAACGGAAATCTGTTGCCGCGTGGCGAGGTGGGCGAACTCGTGCATCGCGGGCCGAACGTGATGATGGGGTATTACAAGGATCCCAAGGCGACCGAAGAGGCGCGCAAGTTCGGCTGGCACCACACCGGCGATCTCGCACTGATCGATGAGCACGGCGAAGTGCTGTTCCTGGACCGCAAGAAGGACATGATCAAGTCCGGCGGGGAGAACGTCGCCTCCGTCAAGATCGAGGAGACGCTGCTTGCCCACCCTGCCGTGCAGAACGCCGCAGTGGTCGGTCTGCCGCATCCGCAATGGGGCGAGGCAGTGTCTGCCTTTGTCAAGTTGAAGCCGGGGGCGCAAGCCGATGAAGCCGGAATTGCCGAACATTGCCGCAAGCATCTCGGCGGCTTCCAGGTCCCGAAGCTGGTGCGTATCCTCGACGAAATGCCGATGACAGCGACCGGCAAGCTGCGCAAGGTCGAATTGCGGCAGGCCTTCAGCGAACATTTCACTGGAAAGTAG
- a CDS encoding 3-keto-5-aminohexanoate cleavage protein: MGDKAVITCSLNGVLTDPKQHNVPVTPEQMAHEARAAFNAGASIMHIHLRQQEPNKGHLPSWDVNVSKEIQQAIREACPGVIINHTTGTSGPKYQGALDCVRETRPEIAACNAGSLNYLKVKADNTWAWPPMMFDNAVEKVQDYLDAMKEAGTIPEFECFDVGIVRCVGMYRQTGMYSGPLEYNFVMGVASGMPADPELLPILLKLKLPEAHWQVTAIGRAEIWPLHQRCADLGGHLRTGLEDTFYLADGTKVTSNGQLIEAIAACARRAGREIASPAEARKIFGTKH, translated from the coding sequence ATGGGCGACAAGGCCGTCATTACATGTTCGCTGAACGGCGTGCTGACTGATCCGAAACAGCACAATGTGCCTGTCACGCCGGAGCAGATGGCGCACGAGGCCAGGGCCGCGTTCAACGCCGGCGCCAGCATCATGCACATCCATCTGCGCCAGCAGGAGCCGAACAAGGGGCATCTGCCGTCCTGGGACGTCAACGTGTCCAAGGAGATTCAGCAGGCGATACGCGAGGCCTGCCCCGGCGTCATCATCAATCACACCACGGGTACGTCGGGTCCGAAATATCAGGGGGCGCTTGATTGTGTGCGCGAGACCAGGCCCGAGATCGCCGCCTGCAATGCCGGCTCGCTGAATTATCTCAAGGTGAAGGCCGACAACACCTGGGCCTGGCCGCCGATGATGTTCGACAACGCGGTCGAGAAGGTGCAGGACTATCTCGACGCGATGAAGGAGGCGGGCACGATTCCCGAATTCGAATGTTTCGACGTCGGCATCGTACGCTGCGTCGGCATGTATCGTCAGACCGGCATGTACTCCGGGCCGCTGGAATACAACTTCGTGATGGGCGTTGCGTCAGGCATGCCGGCCGACCCGGAGCTGCTGCCGATCCTGTTGAAGCTGAAGCTGCCGGAAGCGCATTGGCAGGTGACCGCGATCGGCCGCGCCGAAATCTGGCCGCTGCACCAGCGCTGCGCCGATCTCGGCGGTCACTTGCGTACCGGGCTTGAAGATACGTTCTATCTCGCCGACGGCACCAAGGTGACTTCGAACGGGCAGTTGATAGAGGCCATCGCTGCCTGCGCACGGCGCGCGGGCCGTGAGATCGCCAGCCCGGCGGAAGCGCGAAAGATTTTCGGAACGAAACACTGA
- a CDS encoding helix-turn-helix domain-containing protein — protein sequence MDDNGHKSGHLMLITPERVFYAGLLGRPRQRCSGAFNIYVSIEGGLWLTTADGRESHGEMVAVLPNIRHTIASDYRSVLSVVIEPESVRPGVLEDLANRLAGPAGEAFTSRIRTAYSELREHHAGDEFTSAEFDTLCLGEALPRRVVDPRVARAILQIGQFTGEPVTAASCAAEAGLSPSRFLHLFKEETGISFRSFRAWKRARHLLHFANQDINLAHLAQDIGYPDSTHFSHSIRRFYGLKPRAIFSGSRDLAIYSHRRASIDNSGWTQEAG from the coding sequence ATGGACGACAACGGCCACAAATCCGGCCACCTGATGCTGATCACCCCGGAGCGCGTATTCTACGCCGGCCTGCTCGGCCGTCCGCGGCAACGCTGCTCGGGGGCATTCAATATCTACGTCTCGATCGAGGGCGGACTTTGGCTGACGACCGCCGATGGCCGTGAGAGCCATGGCGAGATGGTCGCCGTACTTCCGAACATCAGGCACACCATCGCCAGCGACTATCGCTCGGTGCTGAGCGTCGTGATCGAACCGGAGAGCGTTCGCCCCGGTGTGCTCGAAGACCTTGCCAACCGCCTCGCGGGGCCTGCGGGCGAAGCTTTCACCAGTCGCATCCGCACCGCCTATAGCGAACTGCGCGAGCATCACGCAGGCGACGAGTTCACCAGCGCCGAATTCGATACTCTCTGTCTTGGCGAAGCGTTGCCGCGGCGGGTGGTCGACCCGCGCGTGGCGCGCGCGATTCTGCAGATCGGACAATTCACCGGCGAGCCGGTGACGGCGGCAAGCTGCGCGGCGGAAGCCGGATTGTCGCCGTCGCGCTTCCTGCATCTGTTCAAGGAGGAGACAGGAATTTCTTTCCGCTCGTTCCGCGCCTGGAAGCGCGCGCGGCATCTGTTGCACTTCGCCAACCAGGACATCAACCTTGCGCATCTGGCGCAGGACATCGGCTATCCCGATTCCACGCATTTCAGCCACTCGATCCGCCGCTTCTACGGGCTGAAGCCGCGCGCGATCTTCTCCGGCTCGCGCGATCTTGCGATCTATAGCCACCGACGCGCCAGCATCGACAATAGCGGGTGGACGCAAGAAGCCGGCTGA
- a CDS encoding glutathione S-transferase family protein, whose amino-acid sequence MITLYHCDGARSFRPLWMLEEMGLPYELKMLPFPPRVFAKEYLAINPLGTIPFMIDGETKMTESSGICYYLGTKYGPTPLVVGLHDPAYGAFLNWMFFSDATLTFPQTLVLRYSQLEPEERRNPQVAGDYAKWFLGRLRAVEAATANAENLCAGRFTAADIVNGYALRLADNIGLAKDFGPNVRAYWARLQEREGYQRAVAAERKAGIEQNVAPRVRA is encoded by the coding sequence ATGATCACGCTCTATCACTGCGACGGCGCGCGCTCGTTCCGTCCCCTCTGGATGCTGGAAGAGATGGGCCTGCCGTATGAGTTGAAGATGCTGCCGTTCCCGCCACGGGTGTTCGCCAAGGAATATCTCGCCATCAATCCGCTCGGCACCATTCCGTTCATGATCGACGGCGAGACCAAGATGACGGAGTCCTCCGGCATCTGTTATTACCTCGGCACCAAATACGGCCCGACGCCGCTGGTGGTTGGGCTGCACGACCCGGCCTATGGCGCCTTCCTGAACTGGATGTTTTTCAGCGACGCCACGCTGACCTTTCCGCAGACGCTGGTGCTGAGATACAGCCAGCTCGAGCCGGAGGAACGGCGGAACCCGCAAGTCGCCGGCGACTACGCCAAATGGTTCCTGGGTCGGCTGCGCGCGGTCGAGGCAGCGACCGCCAATGCCGAAAACCTGTGCGCCGGCCGGTTCACCGCAGCCGATATCGTCAACGGCTATGCGCTGCGGCTGGCCGACAATATCGGCCTGGCCAAGGATTTCGGGCCGAATGTCAGGGCCTATTGGGCTCGGCTGCAGGAACGCGAAGGCTATCAGCGCGCGGTTGCGGCTGAGCGCAAGGCAGGCATCGAGCAAAACGTCGCGCCGCGCGTCCGGGCCTGA
- a CDS encoding ABC transporter substrate-binding protein, with translation MTTLNRRSLLAGSAAAGVVALAGPSRAEDTPGVTATEIKVGCTTSLSGPVSALGTIAKCSDAYFRMINDQGGIAGRKINFIYYDDAFNPAKTVEQTRKLIESDNVAFLFSMLGTAPNSAVVKYVNSKKVPHLFLSVNGDKWGDYQNYPWTMGFAPSSRTEAQIFAKYALSQKPDAKFALLYQNDDLGKDFVNGLRDVMGPRYDSMVKAVSYEVTDPTIDSQVVALRASNADVLISGVTAKFAAQSIRKVYELGWKPMHFVTSGAASVASTIMPVGAERAVGVITSVYIKDPSDPAWSEDPAIKDYLIFMAKYYGEGNPKEFLNAYGYTVTSVLRVLLEQCKGNFSRESIMREANNLRNVEVPTLLPGVRVNTSPTNHHPLRQMQLQRWDGKGYVRFGNIIEGADL, from the coding sequence ATGACCACGCTCAACCGTCGTTCGCTTTTGGCTGGATCGGCAGCGGCCGGTGTCGTGGCGCTTGCGGGCCCCTCCCGTGCCGAAGACACTCCCGGCGTTACCGCGACTGAGATCAAGGTCGGCTGCACCACTTCGCTGAGCGGACCGGTGTCGGCGTTGGGCACGATCGCGAAATGCTCGGATGCCTATTTCCGTATGATCAACGACCAGGGCGGCATCGCCGGCCGCAAGATCAATTTCATCTATTATGACGACGCCTTCAATCCGGCGAAAACCGTCGAGCAAACCAGGAAGCTGATCGAAAGTGACAATGTCGCCTTCCTGTTTTCGATGCTCGGCACGGCGCCGAACTCGGCCGTGGTCAAGTACGTCAATTCAAAGAAGGTGCCGCATCTGTTCCTGTCGGTGAACGGCGACAAATGGGGCGATTACCAAAACTACCCCTGGACCATGGGCTTTGCGCCGAGTTCGAGAACCGAGGCGCAGATCTTCGCCAAATACGCGCTGAGCCAGAAGCCCGACGCGAAGTTTGCCCTGCTCTACCAGAACGACGACCTCGGCAAGGATTTCGTCAACGGTCTGCGCGACGTGATGGGGCCGCGCTACGATTCCATGGTGAAGGCGGTGTCATACGAAGTCACCGATCCGACGATCGATTCGCAGGTGGTCGCGCTGCGCGCCAGCAACGCGGATGTGCTGATCTCGGGCGTCACGGCGAAGTTTGCCGCGCAGTCGATCCGGAAGGTCTACGAACTCGGCTGGAAACCGATGCATTTCGTCACCAGCGGCGCAGCCTCTGTCGCCTCGACCATCATGCCGGTCGGGGCCGAGCGCGCGGTCGGTGTCATCACCTCGGTATATATCAAGGATCCGTCCGATCCGGCGTGGTCGGAAGATCCGGCGATCAAGGACTACCTCATATTCATGGCGAAGTACTACGGCGAAGGGAATCCGAAGGAGTTCCTCAACGCGTACGGCTATACGGTGACGTCGGTGCTGCGCGTCCTGCTTGAGCAGTGCAAGGGGAATTTCAGCCGCGAAAGCATTATGCGGGAGGCGAACAACCTCAGGAATGTCGAGGTCCCGACGCTGTTGCCAGGCGTCCGTGTCAACACTAGCCCGACCAACCACCATCCGTTGCGTCAGATGCAGTTGCAGCGCTGGGATGGAAAAGGCTATGTCCGGTTCGGCAATATCATCGAGGGGGCAGATCTCTGA
- a CDS encoding acyl-CoA dehydrogenase family protein, producing MLYQESQKVVELTHRLQSFMDRYVYPNEGRYYREAEDLGPWKVFPVVEELKPKAKEEGLWNLFLPESEHGAGLTNLEYAPLCEIMGRSHLAPELFNCSAPDTGNMEVLARYGTREHQERWLRPLLEGEIRSCFAMTEPAVASSDATNIESSIVRDGDHYVINGRKWYTTNATDPRCKICIFMGKTDPDNPDRHRQQSMILVPMDTPGIRVLRPLPVFGFYGVPDRASEVVFENVRVPATNMLLGEGRGFEIAQGRLGPGRIHHCMRLIGLAERTLEKMCVRTRSRVAFGKPVSEQTVTQERIAESRIMIEQARLLTLNAAHMMDTVGNRAAKAEIAMIKVAVPNMACQVVDWAIQAHGGGGTSNDFGLAAAYATARLLRLADGPDEVHRNQIARLELRKHSNA from the coding sequence ATGCTCTATCAGGAGAGCCAGAAGGTCGTCGAACTGACGCATCGTCTTCAGTCCTTCATGGACCGCTATGTCTATCCGAATGAGGGGCGGTACTATCGCGAGGCGGAAGATCTGGGTCCCTGGAAGGTTTTCCCCGTGGTTGAGGAACTGAAGCCCAAAGCCAAGGAGGAGGGGCTTTGGAATCTGTTCCTGCCGGAAAGCGAGCATGGTGCCGGCTTGACCAACCTCGAATACGCGCCGCTATGCGAGATCATGGGGCGGTCGCATCTCGCGCCGGAGCTGTTCAATTGCTCGGCGCCCGACACCGGCAATATGGAAGTGCTGGCGCGCTATGGCACCAGGGAGCATCAGGAGCGGTGGCTCAGGCCGCTACTCGAAGGCGAAATCCGCTCCTGCTTTGCCATGACCGAGCCGGCCGTTGCCTCCAGCGACGCCACCAATATCGAGAGCTCGATCGTTCGCGATGGCGATCATTACGTCATCAATGGCCGCAAGTGGTATACGACCAACGCGACCGATCCACGCTGCAAGATCTGTATCTTCATGGGCAAGACCGATCCGGACAATCCGGATCGCCATCGCCAGCAGTCGATGATCCTGGTGCCGATGGATACGCCCGGCATTCGGGTGCTTCGCCCGCTTCCCGTGTTCGGGTTCTACGGCGTGCCCGATCGCGCGTCGGAAGTCGTATTCGAGAACGTGCGTGTTCCCGCAACGAACATGCTGCTCGGCGAGGGACGGGGCTTTGAGATTGCGCAGGGGCGTCTTGGTCCCGGCCGCATCCATCATTGCATGCGGTTGATCGGACTTGCCGAACGGACCCTCGAGAAGATGTGCGTCCGGACCCGCAGTCGCGTTGCCTTCGGCAAGCCGGTTTCGGAGCAAACTGTCACGCAGGAGCGGATCGCGGAGTCGCGTATCATGATCGAGCAGGCGCGGTTGTTGACCCTGAATGCGGCTCACATGATGGATACAGTCGGCAACCGGGCGGCGAAGGCCGAGATCGCGATGATCAAGGTCGCGGTTCCAAACATGGCGTGTCAGGTCGTCGACTGGGCTATTCAGGCGCACGGCGGCGGCGGCACCAGCAACGATTTCGGGCTGGCCGCGGCCTATGCTACCGCGCGTCTGCTTCGCCTGGCTGACGGCCCGGATGAGGTCCATCGCAATCAGATTGCCCGCCTCGAACTGCGGAAACACAGCAACGCCTGA